The genomic DNA CTCCGCCTGGGTCAGGTTCTCCTTCAGCGACACGAGCGGGTTCACCGCGGATATCGTGCCGCCCCCCGCGCCGTCGCCGCCGTCGCCGCCCAGCAGGCCGCCGTCCAGCGACGGCAGGACGCCCGGGAGGACCACCGCGACGCCCAGCGCCAGCGCGCCGATCCGCCGCCCGGTGCGCAGCGGGGCGGCCGCCGGCCCGTCCGGTACGCCGAGCGCGGCCGGGCCGGCGGCCGGGGACCCGGGCCCGCCGAGGACCCGGCCCCACCGGGTGAAGTGGTCGCGGCCCTCCGCCAGCAGCAGCACCAGGTACCCGGCCGCCGCCACCAGGAACCACAGCCAGCCCGCCCCGCCGCCGCCCGAGAGCCCGGCCGCGACCGAGTACAGCGCCAGCAGCGGCAGCCCCGCCGGGGCCGCGCTGCGGAACGTCACGGCGAGGGCGTCCACCGCCAGGCCGATCAGCAGCACCCCGCCGACCAGCATCAGCCGGATGCCGTCCGTCACCGGGGCCGGCGGCGCGTACTGGCCCACGTCCTGCGCGCCCGCCTGCAGCAGCGCGCCGAACCGGCGGAACACGTCCGGTGACGGCAGCACCCAGGCCACCGCCTGCTCCCGGGCGAAGAAGACCGTCAGCAGCACGAGGCCCACCGCGACCTGGGAGGCCACGGTCAGCGGCCGCGCCAGCGAGGCCCGCCGCGCGGCCGCGCCCGCCCCGGCCACGGCCGCCAGCAGCAGCACCGCCTGCACGATCCAGCCGATCTCGCCGACCAGCGGCAGCAGCGCGCACGCCGCCGCCACCGTGGCGACCAGGGCACACACCGCCAGGCGTCCGCCACCGTTCATGACCAACCCCCCGAGAACCCCGTCGTACCACCGGCGGCGACCGCTCCCGCGCCCGGCACGGCATGCCGCCACAGCGAGGCGAGCGAGTCACCCGGCCGCACCGGCACCGCCGACCAGCCCGCCTCCCGGAGGCGCCGCACCGCGTCCGGCGTGCCGGCGCCCGCGCCGTCCAGGACGAACGCGACCGCCGCGCCGCCGCGCCGCCGCATCCGGCCCGCCAGCTCCGCCTGCGCCGCGTCCAGCTCCCCGAAGAACGCGATCAGCAGCCCCTCGCCCCCGGAGCGCAGCGCGTCCTGCGCCCGGTCGAGGCCCGCCTCGTCCGAGTGGTCCACCACCGCGAGCGCGTCCATCACCAGCCCCGCCGTGTCCGCCGCCCCGGATCCCGGGGCCACGTATCCGTCCGGGCCGTCGCCGGGCAGCGCGTCCCCGGTGTCCGTCAGCAGCCGCACCGCGTAGCCGCGTTCCAGCATGTGCGTCACCGCCGACGCGGCGCCCTCCACCGCCCACTCGAACGACGGGCCGGGCCCGTCGTTCCCGTACGCCTCCGCGCGGGTGTCCAGCAGCACGGTGCAGCGGGCCTGCCGCGGCTGCTCCTCGCGCCGCACCATCAGCTCGCCGTACCGCGCCGTGGACCGCCAGTGCACCCGGCGCAGGTCGTCGCCGTACCGGTACTCGCGGGGGATGACGTCGTCCTCGCCGACCCGGGCCGGTGCGCCGTGCCGTCCGTCGCCGCGGCCCGGCGCCTCGCCGGGGAGCCGGACGGCCGGCAGCGGCTCCGTCCGCGGCACGACCGTCAGCATGTCGTACGCGCTGAACGAACGCGTCAGCTCGCACATCCCGAACGGGTCGCTCAGCCTCAGCTGCAGTGGGCCCAGCGGATAGCGCCCGCGCAGGTCGGAGCGGACCCGGTACGACACCTCGCGCCTGCCGCCCGGCTCCACCCGGTCGAGCGCGAACCGGGGCCGCGGCCCCAGCACGTACGGCACGTGGTCCTGGAGCATCAGCAACCCGGTCGGCACCCGCGACACGTTCTCCATGCGCAGCCGCACCCGGGCCTCCGCGCCGGCGGCCACCCGCTGCGGGGAGAGCCACCGGCTGCCCGTGACCCGGTGGCGCGTGCGGTACAGCACCGTCGCGCACACCAGGGGCAGCGCCGCCAGCAGCAGGCCCACGCGCAGCAGGTCCGGCTGGCCGAGCACGTACGCGCACACCACCGCCGCCACCCCGGCCGCCAGGAACGACCGGCCGCGCGTGGTCAGTCCGCCCAGGGCGCCCCGGAACCCGCTCCGGACGGCGCCGTCCGGGCCGGCGGGACCCGCGGCCGCCATCACAGCCGCCGCAGACCGGGCCGCTGGGCGAGGAACGCCTCCCCGGCGGGTTGCTGGGCGACCGCGGGCACGGGCGTGCGCTGCAGGATGTCCGCCACGACCTGCTCGGCGGTCCGCCGGTTCAGCTGCGCCTGCGCGGTCGGCAGCAGCCGGTGCGCCAGCACGGGCACGGCCAGCGCCTGCACGTCGTCGGGGAGCGTGTACGCGCGGCCGCCCAGCGCGGCGGCGGCCTTCGCGGCCCGCAGCAGGTGCAGCGTCGCGCGCGGGGAGGCGCCCAGCCGCAGGTCCGGGTGCGTCCGGGTCGCCCCGACCAGGTCCACCGCGTACCGCCGGACCGACTCGGCCACGTGGACGCCGCGCACCGCGTCGATCAACTTCACCACGTCGTGGGCGTGCGCCACCGGCTGGATGCCGTCCAACGGGGACGCCTCGCCGTGGGTGTCCAGCATCCGCAGCTCGGCCTCGGCGCTCGGGTAGCCGATCGAGACGCGCGCCATGAAGCGGTCCCGCTGGGCCTCCGGCAGCGGATACGTTCCTTCCATCTCCACCGGGTTCTGCGTGGCCACCACCATGAACGGGCTCGGCAGCTCGTACGACCGCCCGTCGACGGTGACCTGACGCTCCTCCAGCGACTCCAGCAGCGCGGACTGCGTCTTCGGCGAGGCGCGGTTGATCTCGTCGCCGATCACGATCTGGGAGAAGATCGCGCCCGGCTTGAACTCGAACTCGCGCCGCTGCTGGTCGTAGACCGACACGCCCGTGATGTCGGACGGCAGCAGGTCGGGCGTGAACTGGATCCGCCGCACCGAGCAGTCGATGGACCGCGCGAGCGCCTTCGCCAGCATCGTCTTGCCGACCCCCGGGACGTCCTCGATGAGGAGGTGCCCCTCGGCCAGCAGCACGGTCAGCGAGAGCCCTACGACCTCGGGCTTGCCCTCGATCACACCCTCCACCGATCGGCGGACCCGCTCCGCTGTGGTGGTCAGGTCAGTGAGGCTCGCTCGGTCGTCATAGGTCGTCACCCGGCCCTCCTCGGCCCTTTCGATCACGGGCCGGCGCGACGAGGCGCGGCACGGCCCACCCGGAAACACGGACACCGCCCGCGGCGCGTTCCCTGCGGTCCGGGAGGGGTGTCCCCTCGCATTCTTCTCGTCGTGCAGCGCGGTGTCACTCGGCTGTGGACAACCGCGGGCGATATGTCAGGGCTTCGGCGGGTCGGTCCCGCGGTCGGCACCGCCCCGGCGGCCACGGCGCGCCGGGGCGGTGCCGACCCCCGGGCCGCTCAGGCCGGGTCGACCTCCCGCAGCAGGCCGGTCGTCACGTCGAAGACGAAGCCCCGCACGTCGTCGGTGTGCTGGAGGAAGGGCGAGGTGCGCACCCGCTGCATCGACTGCCGGACGTCCTGGTCGACGTCCCGGAAGGCCTCCACCGCCCAGGTGGGACGCTGCCCGACCTCCTGCTCCAGCTCGTCGCGGAAGCCCTCGGTGATCCTCTCCAGGCCGCACCCCGTGTGGTGCACGAGGGCGATGCTGCGGGTGCCGAGCGCCCGCTGGCTGATGGTGAGCGAGCGGATCACGTCGTCCGTGACCACACCGCCCGCGTTGCGGATGGTGTGGCAGTCGCCCAGGTGGAGGCCGAGCGCGGCGTGCAGGTCGAGGCGGGCGTCCATGCAGGCGACGATGGCCACCTTGAGCACGGGCCGCGCGTCCATCCCGGGGTCGGTGAACTGCTCGGCGTAGTGGCGGTTGGCCTCGACGAGGCGGTCGGTGACCGTCTCGTTCCGGACATCGATCGGGGAGTGCGCGGAAGTCGACATGGCTATGACGTTAGTGGCCGGACCCCCGCGCGGCCCGTCCCGAGAGGGGACAAAGAGCCTCAATGAGGGGCGCTGTGAGGTACCCCACAGGAAGAACCCGAAGGGTGGTACGTCCCGGTTCCTTCTCCTCGTCCGGACCCCGGGCGACGCGCTGACCGGTTGATTGACCGCGCCGGGGAGTGGACTAGAGTGGCGCGGAGTTCACGGAGACATTGAGCGAATTCCGAGCGATTTCCGCAGTTTCTCCTCCGCGTGCGCGGTGACATGTACGGCTCGGCCCCTCCGCCCGCCGGTCGGCCGACGCCCCCTCCGGCGCCGGTGGCCCGGTGGTACGTACGCCGCGCGGGACCTGAGAGGGCAGATGAGAGGGCGCGATGGGGGTGCCGCCGGCCCGGAGCCGGTGGAACTCCCCGACAAGGACGGCGGCGAACGGCCGGGCGGGAACACCCGGCACGTCCCCGTGATGCTCCGACGGTGCCTGGACCTGCTCGCTCCCGCGCTGGAGCGGCCCGGGGCGGTCGTCGTCGACTGCACCCTCGGCCTCGGCGGCCACAGCGAGGCACTGCTCGGCCGGTTCCCCGGGGCGCGGCTCGTCGCCCTCGACCGCGACACCGAGGCGCTGCGCCTCTCCGGTGAGCGCCTCGCCCGCTTCGGCGACCGCGCCGCGCTCGTCCACGCCGTCTACGACGAGCTCCCCGACGTCCTCGAACGGCTCGGCGTCCCGCGCGTCCAGGGCGTCCTGTTCGACCTCGGTGTCTCCTCCATGCAGCTCGACGAGGCCGACCGCGGCTTCGCCTACGCCCAGGACGCCCCGCTCGACATGCGCATGGACCAGACGGCGGGCGTCAGCGCCGCCGAGGTCCTCAACACGTACCCGCCCGGCGAACTGGTCCGCGTCCTGCGCGCCTACGGCGAGGAGAAGCAGGCCAAGCGGATCGTCGCCGCCATCGTGCGGGAGCGGGAGAAGGAGCCGTTCACCCGCAGCGCCCGCCTGGTCGAGCTGATCCGCGACGCCCTGCCGCAGGCCGCCAAGCGCACCGGCGGCAACCCGGCCAAACGGACCTTCCAGGCCCTGCGCATCGAGGTCAACGGCGAGCTGGCCGTACTGGAGCGGGCGATCCCGGCCGCCGTGCGGGCCCTCGCGGTCGGCGGGCGGATCGCCGTCCTGTCGTACCACTCGCTGGAGGACCGCCTGGTCAAACAGGTGTTCGCCGCGGGCGCCGCCACCACGGCACCGCCCGGTCTGCCCGTGGTCCCCGAGCGGTACCAGCCGCGACTCAAGCTCCTGACCCGCGGCGCCGAACTCCCCACCGAGGAGGAGGTCGCCGAGAACCGCAGGGCCGCGCCGGCCCGGCTGCGCGGCGCGGAACGGATCAGGGAGGACGCGTGACGAAGGCGGGGCCTCCGAAGGGGCGCGCGGCCCGGCTCGCCCGGTTCGTGCCGTCCGGGCCGGGCACCGCCGCCCGCACCCCCTTCGTCCTGCTCGTCGTGGTCCTCCTCGGCGGCGGACTCATCGGGCTCCTGCTCCTCAACACCTCCCTGAGCCAGGGGTCCTTCAAGCTGGCCGAGCTGAAACGGAGGACCACCGAGCTCACCGACCAGGAGCAGGCCCTCCAGCGGGAGGTCGACACCCGCTCCGCCCCCGACGCGCTGGAGCGGCGGGCCCGCGAGCTGGGCATGGTGCCCGGCGGCGCCCCCGCCTTCCTGGAACCGGACGGCACGGTCCGCGGCCTCCCCGGCCCGGCCCCCGCCGCACCCGGCGCCCTCCCCGGCGCGGACCCGTCACCGCAGCTCGCGTCCGCCCCCGTGCCCCGCGCCCCCGCGGCCCCGGCCCCCGTCCCGACGACCCCCGGCAGGTGAGCAGTGCCCTCCCAGGAACCTCCGCACCGCCGCGCCCCCCGGCCCTCCGGCGCCCGGCGCACCCCGGGCGCCGCCCGTGCGGACCGCGCCGGCCGCCCGCGCCCCGCGCCCCGCCCGGGGCAGGCCCCGCCCCGGTCCGCGCGCCCGCTCCGCCTCGGCAACCCGCGCCCCCGCCTCCGCCTGGTCAGCCTCGGCCTGACCCTCGTCATGCTGGCGTTCGTCGTACGGCTCCTCCAGGTCCAGGCCGTCGACGCCGCCGCCTACGCCGCCAAGGCCGAGAAGAACCGCTACCTGAGCCACAAGCTGGCCGCCGAGCGCGGCGAGATCACCGACCGCTCCGGCATCGCGCTGGCCACCAGCGTCGACGCGTACGACATCACCGCCGACCCGAAGATGTTCACCCCGCAGGAGAGCAAGGTCCCCGACGCGCCCGAGCAGGCGGCCGCCCTCCTCGCCCCGATCCTCGGCAAGGACCCGGACGAGCTGGTCCGCACCCTCAAGGCACCGCCGTCCCCGCGCTACGCCGTCCTCGCCCGCAAGCAGACCCCGCAGGTCTGGAACCAGATCAGGGGCCTCAAAAGGCTCCTCGCGAAGAAGGCCCGCGAGGACGCGGCCGGAGGCGGCCCCGGCGTCAGCGTCCTGGCCGGCGTGCTGAGCGAGAAGAGCAGCAGGCGCGTCTACCCGAACGGTTCCCTCGGCGCGGGGATACTCGGCTACGTCAACACCGAGGGCCGCGGTGCCGGCGGCCTCGAGGCGATGCTCGACCGGGAACTCGCCGGCCGGGACGGCAGCATCACCTACGCCCACTCCGGCGGCCGCCGGGTGCCCACCGCCGGCGCCCGCGAGACGCCCGCCGTACCCGGCTCCGACATCGAGCTGACCATCGACCGCGACATCCAGTGGGCCGCCCAGAAGGCCATCGCCGAGCAGGTCGCCGCCTCCCGCGCCGACCGCGGCTACGTCGTCGTCCAGAACGTCCGGACCGGCGAGATCCTCGCCATGGCCAACGCCCCCGGGTTCGACCCCAACGACCTGTCGCGGGCCGATTCCGCCGCCATGGGGAACGCCGCCCTCCAGGACGCCTTCGAACCCGGCTCCACCGCCAAGGTGATGTCGATGGCGGCCGTACTGGAGGAGGGCGTCGCCACGCCCTCCACCCACGTCGTCGTCCCCAACCGGCTGCACCGCGGCGACCGCCTCTTCAAGGACGACGTCGACCACCCCACCTGGTACCTGACGCTCAACGGCGTCCTCGCCAAGTCGTCCAACATCGGCACCATCCTCGCCACCGGCCAGCTCGGCCGGAACCAGGCGGAGGCCAACCGGGTCCTCCACGCGTACCTGCGCAAGTTCGGCATCGGCAGCCCCACCGGCCTCGGCTACCCGGGCGAGACCTCTGGCATCCTCGCCCACCCGCGGAGCTGGAACACCTCCCAGCAGTACACGATCCCCTTCGGCCAGGGACTGTCCGTCAACGCCGTGCAGGCCGCCTCCGTCTACTCGACCATCGGCAACGGCGGCGTCCGCGTCGCACCCACCCTGGTCCGCGGCACCCGGGGCCCCGACGGCCGCTTCGCCCCCGCCCCCGCGCCGGACAGGACGCGTGTCGTGAGCGAGAAGACCGCCGAAACCCTCGCCGCCATGCTGGAATCGGTCGTCGACGACCGGGAGGGCACCGGCACCAGGGCCGCCATCCCCGGCTACCGCGTCGCCGGCAAGACCGGCACCGCCAACCGGGTCGACCCGCGACTCGGCCGCTACAAGGGGTACACCGCCTCCTTCGCCGGGTTCGCACCCGCCGACGACCCCCGGATCACCGTCTACTGCGCCATCCAGAACCCCACCCGGGGCAGCTACTTCGGCGGCCAGATCTGCGGCCCGGTCCACAAGAAGGTCATGGAGTTCGCCCTGAAGACCCTGCACATCGCGCCGACCGGAGCACGGCCCCCGCGCATGCCGGTCACCTTCACGCCCGGCAGCTGAGCCGAGGGGAGCCCCAGTGACGACGATCACGCCAGACGACGGGAACCGATCCGGCGGCGGCCGCGAACCGGCGGCCTCATTTAGCCCGATCACGGGTGCGCCCGGTACGCTCACCGCCGTGCCCCACCCTGATCAGCCCCGAACCACCGACCAGGACGTCCCCGCGAAACAGCCGGGGGCGCCCCGCCCGGCCCGGGTCCGCCCCACGCCCCTCGGCGAACTGGCCGCCCGGCTGGCCGCACCCGCTCCGCACGGGCCGGACCGGCCGTTCGAGGGACGGGTCACCGGCATCACCCACGACTCCCGGGCGGTACGCCCCGGGGACGTGTACGCCGCGCTGCCGGGCGCCCGGCTGCACGGCGCCGACTTCGCCGCCCAGGCCGCCGGCCTCGGCGCCGCCGCGATCCTCACCGACCCTGCGGGAGCCGACCGCGCCGCGGCGACCGGCCTGCCCGTCCTGGTGGCCGACGACCCGCGCGGCCGGATGGGCGAACTCGCCGCCGAGATCTACGGCCGTCCCGGCTCCGGCCTCCTCACCATCGGGATCACCGGCACGTCCGGCAAGACCACCACCGCGTACCTCGTCGAAGGCGGCCTCAGGGCCGCCGGGCGCACCCCCGGGCTGATCGGCACCGTCGAGACGCGCATCGGCGACGAGCGCGTCAGGTCCGAGCGGACCACCCCCGAGGCCACCGACCTCCAGGCCCTGCTCGCCGTCATGCGGGAGCGCGGCGTGGAGGCGGTCGCCATGGAGGTGTCCAGCCACGCCCTCGTGCTCGGCCGGGTCGACGGCTGCGTCTTCGACGTCGCCGTCTTCAGCAACCTCAGCCCGGAGCACATGGAGTTCCACTCCGGCATGGAGGACTACTTCCGGGCCAAGGCGCAGCTGTTCACCCCGCGCCGCTCCCGCCGGGGGGTCGTCAACCACGACGACGAGTACGGCAGGAGACTGGCCGCCGAGGCGACCGTGCCCGTCGTCACCTTCTCCGCCGACGGCGACCCGGACGCCGACTGGCGTGCCGAGGACGTCCGCAGCGGCCCCCTCGGCAGCACGTTCACCATCGTCGGCCCCGGGGGCGAGCGGATCGACGCCCGGGCGCCGCTGCCGGGTCCGTTCAACGTCGCCAACGCCCTCGCCGCCGTCGTCGCCCTCGCCGTCGCCGGCGTCGACCCGCGGACGGCCGCCGACGGCGTCGCCGCCGTGCCCGGCGTGCCCGGTCGGCTGGAGCGCGTCGACGCCGGTCAGCCGTACCTCGCCGTGGTCGACTACGCCCACAAGACCGACGCCGTCGAGTCCGTGCTGCGCTCCCTGCGCAAGGTCACCGAGGGCGGGATCCACATCGTCCTCGGCTGCGGGGGCGACCGCGACGTCACCAAGCGGGGCCCCATGGGCGCCGCCGCGGCGCGCCTCGCCGACACCGCCGTGCTGACCTCCGACAACCCGCGCTCCGAGGACCCCCTCGCGATCCTCTCCGCGATGCTCGCCGGCGCCGCCCGGGTACCCGCCCGCGAACGGGGCACCGTCCTCGTCGACCCCGACCGCGCCTCCGCGATCGCCGCCGCCGTGGCCCGCGCGCGGCCGGGCGACACCGTGCTCGTCGCGGGCAAGGGCCACGAGCAGGGCCAGGACATCGCAGGCGTGGTACGGCCCTTCGACGACCGCCAGGTCCTGCGGGAAGCCATCCAGAACAGTCAGGGATGAAGAAGTGATCGCCCTCTCCCTCACCGAGATCGCCGAAATCGTCGGCGGGCAGACGCACGACATACCGGATCCGGAGGTACGGGTCACCGGTTCCGTGGTCTACGACTCCCGCCAGGTCGAGCCCGGCGGTCTCTTCGCCGCGTTCGCCGGTGAGAACGCCGACGGGCACGACCACGCACGCGGCGCCGTCGAGGCCGGAGCGGTGGCCGTCCTGGCCACCCGGCCCGTCGGCGTCCCCGCCGTCGTCGTGCCCGACGTGACCGCCGCCCTCGGCGCGCTCGCCCGCGCCGTCGTCGGGCGGCTCGGCACCACCGTGGTCGCCTTGACGGGCTCGGCCGGCAAGACCAGCACCAAGGACCTCGTCGCGCAGCTCCTCCAACGCCTGGGCCCCACCGTCTGGCCGGCCGGCAACCTCAACAACGAGATCGGCCTTCCGGTGACCGCTCTGCGCGCCACCGCGGAGACCCGGCACCTCGTCCTGGAGATGGGCGCGCGCGGCGTCGGCCACATCCGCTACCTCACCGGGCTGACCCCGCCCCGCATCGGCCTCGTCCTCAACGTGGGCTCCGCCCACATCGGCGAGTTCGGCGGCCGTGAGCGGATCGCCCAGGCGAAGGGCGAGCTCGTCGAGTCCCTCCCGCCCGCCGAGGAGGGCGGCGTGGCCGTCCTCAACGCCGACGACCCGCTCGTGAAGGCCATGGCGTCCCGCACCGAGGCGCGCGTGGTCTTCTTCGGCGAGTCCCCGGAAGCGTCCGTACGCGCCGAAAATGTCCGTCTCACAGAGGACGGACGGCCTTCTTTCCGCCTCCACACACCCACCGGGTGCAGCGATGTGACCATGCGCCTGTACGGTGAGCACCACGTGTCGAACGCGCTCGCCGCGGCCGCCGTCGCCCATGAGCTGGGCATGCCCGTGCACGAGATCGCCGCCGCGCTCTCCGAGGCGGGCTCCCTCTCCCGCTGGCGCATGGAGGTCACCGAGCGTCCGGACGGTGTGACGATCGTCAACGACGCCTACAACGCGAATCCCGAGTCCATGCGGGCCGCTCTGCGCGCGCTCGCGGCCATGGGCGAGGCCGCACGGGCCAGGGGGGACGCACGTGGGCGGTGCTCGGCCTGATGGCCGAGCTCGGCGACGAGGCGCTCGCCGAGCACGACGCGGTCGGGCGGCTCGCCGTCCGGCTCAATGTCGGCAAGCTCGTCGCAGTCGGGGGCAGGGAAGCGTCCTGGCTGCAACTGGGCGCATACAACGAGGGTTCGTGGGGTGAGGAGTCGGTGCACGTGTCCGACGCGCAGGCGGCGATCGACCTGTTGCGCAGTGAACTGCGTCCGGGTGACGTCGTGCTGGTGAAGGCTTCCAGGTCGGTCGGGCTCGAGCGGGTCGCCCAGGCACTGCTCGAGAACACCACCGAGGGCGAGGTCGCCGGCCGATGAGGCAGATCCTCTTCGCGGGGGCCATCGGGCTCTTCCTGACCCTGATCGGTACGCCGCTGCTGATCAAGCTCCTGGCCCGCAAGGGGTACGGGCAGTTCATCCGGGACGACGGCCCGCGCACCCACGGCAGCAAGAAGGGCACGCCCACCATGGGCGGCATCTCCTTCATCCTGGCCACGCTCATCGCGTACGCCCTGGCCAAGGTCATCACCGGTGAGGACCCGTCGTACTCGGGCGTCCTGGTGCTGTTCCTGATGGCCGGCATGGGCCTCGTCGGGTTCCTCGACGACTACATCAAGATCGTCAAGCAGCGGTCGCTCGGCCTGCGGGCCAAGGCCAAGATGGCCGGCCAGCTGATCGTCGGCATCGCCTTCGCCGTCCTCGCCCTGCAGTTCTCCGACAAGCGGGGGCTGGCCCCGGCCTCCACCAAGCTGTCGTTCATCACCGACTTCGGCTGGACCATCGGCCCGGTGCTGTTCGTCGTCTGGGCGCTGTTCATGATCCTGGCGATGTCGAACGGCGTGAACCTGACGGACGGTCTGGACGGCCTGGCCACCGGCGCGTCGGTGATGGTCTTCGGCGCGTACACCTTCATCGGGCTCTGGCAGTTCCAGGAGTCCTGCGCCAACGCCAAGGAACTCACCAACCCGAACGCCTGCTTCGAGGTGCGCGACCCGCTCGACCTCGCCGTCGTGGCCTCCGCGCTGATGGGCGCCTGCTTCGGCTTCCTGTGGTGGAACACCTCGCCCGCGAAGATCTTCATGGGCGACACCGGTTCGCTCGCCCTCGGCGGCGCCCTCGCCGGCCTCGCCATCTGCTCCCGCACGGAGCTGTTGCTGGCGATCCTCGGCGGCCTCTTCGTCCTGATCACCCTCTCCGTGATCATCCAGGTCGGCTCCTTCCGGATGACCGGCAGGCGCGTCTTCCGCATGGCGCCCCTGCAACACCACTTCGAGCTCAAGGGCTGGTCGGAAGTGCTCGTCGTGGTGCGGTTCTGGATCATCCAGGGCATGTGCGTCATCGTGGGCCTGGGACTCTTCTACGCGGGATGGGCGGCCGACAAGTGAGCACCGGCGCGGCGGACTGGCGGGGCAGGCGGGTCACCGTCGCCGGGCTGGGCGTGAGCGGCGTCCCCGCCGCCCGCGTCCTGAGCGGCCTGGGAGCACGCGTCACCGTCGTCGACGACGGCACCGACGAGCGCGCCCGCGCCCGGGCGGCCGAGTTGGAGGCCGAGGACGTCACGGTCCGCCTCGGGGACGGCGACACGCTCCCCGAGGGCACCGAGCTGGTCGTCACCGCCCCCGGCTGGCGCCCCGACAAACCGCTGTTCGCCGCCGCCGGGGCCGCCGGCGTCCCGGTCTGGGGCGACGTCGAGCTGGCCTGGCGGCTGCGCGGCCTCGACGGCCGGGAGCCCGCCCCGTGGCTCGCCGTCACCGGCACCAACGGCAAGACCACGACGGTCCGCATGCTCGCCTCCGTCCTGGAGGCGGCCGGCCTGCGGACCGCCGCCGTCGGCAACATCGGCGTCTCCCTCCTCGACGCCGTCCTCGGCGACGAGCAGTACGACGTCCTCGCCGTCGAGCTGTCCAGTTACCAGCTGCACTGGGCGCCCAGCGTGCGCGCCCACTCGGCGGCCGTGCTCAACCTGGCGCCGGACCACCTCGACTGGCACGGCTCCATGGAGGCGTACGCCGCCGACAAGGGCCGGATCTACGAGGGCGCCACCGTGGCCTGCGTCTACAAC from Streptomyces sp. MRC013 includes the following:
- a CDS encoding DUF58 domain-containing protein, with protein sequence MAAAGPAGPDGAVRSGFRGALGGLTTRGRSFLAAGVAAVVCAYVLGQPDLLRVGLLLAALPLVCATVLYRTRHRVTGSRWLSPQRVAAGAEARVRLRMENVSRVPTGLLMLQDHVPYVLGPRPRFALDRVEPGGRREVSYRVRSDLRGRYPLGPLQLRLSDPFGMCELTRSFSAYDMLTVVPRTEPLPAVRLPGEAPGRGDGRHGAPARVGEDDVIPREYRYGDDLRRVHWRSTARYGELMVRREEQPRQARCTVLLDTRAEAYGNDGPGPSFEWAVEGAASAVTHMLERGYAVRLLTDTGDALPGDGPDGYVAPGSGAADTAGLVMDALAVVDHSDEAGLDRAQDALRSGGEGLLIAFFGELDAAQAELAGRMRRRGGAAVAFVLDGAGAGTPDAVRRLREAGWSAVPVRPGDSLASLWRHAVPGAGAVAAGGTTGFSGGWS
- a CDS encoding MoxR family ATPase, producing MTTYDDRASLTDLTTTAERVRRSVEGVIEGKPEVVGLSLTVLLAEGHLLIEDVPGVGKTMLAKALARSIDCSVRRIQFTPDLLPSDITGVSVYDQQRREFEFKPGAIFSQIVIGDEINRASPKTQSALLESLEERQVTVDGRSYELPSPFMVVATQNPVEMEGTYPLPEAQRDRFMARVSIGYPSAEAELRMLDTHGEASPLDGIQPVAHAHDVVKLIDAVRGVHVAESVRRYAVDLVGATRTHPDLRLGASPRATLHLLRAAKAAAALGGRAYTLPDDVQALAVPVLAHRLLPTAQAQLNRRTAEQVVADILQRTPVPAVAQQPAGEAFLAQRPGLRRL
- a CDS encoding carbonic anhydrase, with product MSTSAHSPIDVRNETVTDRLVEANRHYAEQFTDPGMDARPVLKVAIVACMDARLDLHAALGLHLGDCHTIRNAGGVVTDDVIRSLTISQRALGTRSIALVHHTGCGLERITEGFRDELEQEVGQRPTWAVEAFRDVDQDVRQSMQRVRTSPFLQHTDDVRGFVFDVTTGLLREVDPA
- the rsmH gene encoding 16S rRNA (cytosine(1402)-N(4))-methyltransferase RsmH gives rise to the protein MELPDKDGGERPGGNTRHVPVMLRRCLDLLAPALERPGAVVVDCTLGLGGHSEALLGRFPGARLVALDRDTEALRLSGERLARFGDRAALVHAVYDELPDVLERLGVPRVQGVLFDLGVSSMQLDEADRGFAYAQDAPLDMRMDQTAGVSAAEVLNTYPPGELVRVLRAYGEEKQAKRIVAAIVREREKEPFTRSARLVELIRDALPQAAKRTGGNPAKRTFQALRIEVNGELAVLERAIPAAVRALAVGGRIAVLSYHSLEDRLVKQVFAAGAATTAPPGLPVVPERYQPRLKLLTRGAELPTEEEVAENRRAAPARLRGAERIREDA
- a CDS encoding septum formation initiator family protein, with translation MTKAGPPKGRAARLARFVPSGPGTAARTPFVLLVVVLLGGGLIGLLLLNTSLSQGSFKLAELKRRTTELTDQEQALQREVDTRSAPDALERRARELGMVPGGAPAFLEPDGTVRGLPGPAPAAPGALPGADPSPQLASAPVPRAPAAPAPVPTTPGR
- a CDS encoding penicillin-binding protein 2, which codes for MPSQEPPHRRAPRPSGARRTPGAARADRAGRPRPAPRPGQAPPRSARPLRLGNPRPRLRLVSLGLTLVMLAFVVRLLQVQAVDAAAYAAKAEKNRYLSHKLAAERGEITDRSGIALATSVDAYDITADPKMFTPQESKVPDAPEQAAALLAPILGKDPDELVRTLKAPPSPRYAVLARKQTPQVWNQIRGLKRLLAKKAREDAAGGGPGVSVLAGVLSEKSSRRVYPNGSLGAGILGYVNTEGRGAGGLEAMLDRELAGRDGSITYAHSGGRRVPTAGARETPAVPGSDIELTIDRDIQWAAQKAIAEQVAASRADRGYVVVQNVRTGEILAMANAPGFDPNDLSRADSAAMGNAALQDAFEPGSTAKVMSMAAVLEEGVATPSTHVVVPNRLHRGDRLFKDDVDHPTWYLTLNGVLAKSSNIGTILATGQLGRNQAEANRVLHAYLRKFGIGSPTGLGYPGETSGILAHPRSWNTSQQYTIPFGQGLSVNAVQAASVYSTIGNGGVRVAPTLVRGTRGPDGRFAPAPAPDRTRVVSEKTAETLAAMLESVVDDREGTGTRAAIPGYRVAGKTGTANRVDPRLGRYKGYTASFAGFAPADDPRITVYCAIQNPTRGSYFGGQICGPVHKKVMEFALKTLHIAPTGARPPRMPVTFTPGS
- a CDS encoding UDP-N-acetylmuramoyl-L-alanyl-D-glutamate--2,6-diaminopimelate ligase gives rise to the protein MTTITPDDGNRSGGGREPAASFSPITGAPGTLTAVPHPDQPRTTDQDVPAKQPGAPRPARVRPTPLGELAARLAAPAPHGPDRPFEGRVTGITHDSRAVRPGDVYAALPGARLHGADFAAQAAGLGAAAILTDPAGADRAAATGLPVLVADDPRGRMGELAAEIYGRPGSGLLTIGITGTSGKTTTAYLVEGGLRAAGRTPGLIGTVETRIGDERVRSERTTPEATDLQALLAVMRERGVEAVAMEVSSHALVLGRVDGCVFDVAVFSNLSPEHMEFHSGMEDYFRAKAQLFTPRRSRRGVVNHDDEYGRRLAAEATVPVVTFSADGDPDADWRAEDVRSGPLGSTFTIVGPGGERIDARAPLPGPFNVANALAAVVALAVAGVDPRTAADGVAAVPGVPGRLERVDAGQPYLAVVDYAHKTDAVESVLRSLRKVTEGGIHIVLGCGGDRDVTKRGPMGAAAARLADTAVLTSDNPRSEDPLAILSAMLAGAARVPARERGTVLVDPDRASAIAAAVARARPGDTVLVAGKGHEQGQDIAGVVRPFDDRQVLREAIQNSQG